One window of Candidatus Eisenbacteria bacterium genomic DNA carries:
- a CDS encoding glycosyltransferase family 4 protein, translated as MSEPTPTPPSVGLDSLRVALVHDWLTGMRGGEKCLEVLCEMFPRARVYTLVHWKGHLSRTIESHPIHESWIARLPMGRRRYRWFVPVYPHAIESFDLSGYDLVVSISHCAAKGVVTRADTLHVCYCNTPVRYFWDLYSEYFAPGRAGALERLLGPWIAHRFRLWDRLSSDRVDLFVGNSLNVRDRIWKHYRRPALVVYPPVDTEFFTPGDAAPGKDAAFLTVSALVPYKGVDLTIRAANRMGAKLRVIGSGPDLRRLRSIAGPTVTFEEWVSMEALRDAYRSCRALIQAHEEDFGIAPLEALACGRPAIALARGGALETVTKETGILFDEPSEASLESAMREVTRRSFDPAALRRQAVRFSRERYGSGMRRLLGQAYAAHRRRLEDQGAVERPARDCKHGQEVI; from the coding sequence GTGAGCGAGCCGACCCCGACACCCCCATCCGTCGGACTGGACTCGCTGCGCGTCGCGCTGGTCCACGATTGGCTGACCGGGATGCGCGGCGGCGAAAAGTGCCTGGAAGTGCTCTGTGAGATGTTCCCGCGAGCGCGCGTGTACACGCTCGTCCATTGGAAAGGGCACCTCTCCCGGACGATCGAGTCGCATCCGATCCACGAATCGTGGATCGCGAGGCTCCCGATGGGCCGACGCCGCTACCGGTGGTTCGTCCCCGTGTATCCCCATGCGATCGAATCCTTCGACCTGAGCGGCTATGATCTCGTCGTCTCCATCAGCCACTGTGCGGCCAAGGGCGTGGTCACGCGCGCCGACACGCTTCATGTGTGCTACTGCAACACCCCGGTCCGATACTTCTGGGATCTGTACTCCGAGTACTTCGCGCCCGGGCGCGCGGGGGCGCTCGAACGGCTCCTGGGCCCCTGGATCGCCCATCGATTCCGTCTGTGGGACCGGCTGAGCTCCGATCGTGTCGATCTATTCGTCGGGAACTCGCTCAACGTCCGCGATCGCATCTGGAAGCACTACCGCCGTCCCGCCCTCGTCGTTTACCCCCCCGTGGACACGGAATTCTTCACGCCGGGGGACGCGGCTCCAGGGAAAGACGCGGCCTTTCTCACGGTCTCCGCGCTCGTGCCCTACAAGGGGGTCGATCTCACGATCCGCGCGGCGAATCGGATGGGCGCGAAGCTTCGAGTGATCGGCTCCGGACCGGACTTGAGGAGGCTTCGCTCGATCGCGGGCCCGACCGTCACGTTCGAAGAGTGGGTCTCGATGGAGGCGCTGCGGGACGCCTATCGCTCCTGCCGTGCGCTGATTCAGGCGCACGAGGAAGATTTCGGGATCGCGCCGCTGGAGGCGCTCGCGTGCGGCCGGCCGGCGATCGCCCTCGCGAGGGGAGGCGCGCTCGAAACGGTGACGAAGGAGACCGGGATCCTCTTCGACGAGCCGAGCGAAGCATCCCTCGAGAGCGCCATGCGGGAGGTGACGCGGCGTTCCTTTGACCCGGCGGCGCTGCGCCGTCAGGCGGTTCGTTTCAGCCGCGAGCGTTACGGGTCGGGGATGCGGAGGCTACTAGGGCAGGCGTACGCGGCGCACCGGAGGAGACTCGAGGACCAGGGAGCTGTGGAGCGCCCGGCGAGGGATTGCAAGCATGGGCAAGAAGTGATATAA
- a CDS encoding glutamate--tRNA ligase, which produces MASPVRVRFAPSPTGYLHVGNARTALFNYLFARKHGGAFVLRIEDTDQDRNVEEALGGILDGLRWLGLGWDEGPEVGGPFGPYFQSERLARYAKATAHLLAAGKAYRCFCDPEDLKRKREEALARGEPPKYDRTCLRLPREESSARAERGEPFALRFFMPEGETSWEDEVRGRVTFQNSTLDDLVILRADQHPTYNFAAVVDDAAMEITHVLRGDDHISNTPRQIQLYAALGAPPPRFGHLPMILGPDGARLSKRHGAVSVTAFRDDGILPAAMVNFLALLGWAFDGEREMFTLDELVEVFTLDRVSKNPAIFNYEKLDWMNGEYFRALPLSTRADMVASNLKQSGALPESAIADRAFLERAVAAVGDRMKRPRQFPEYAAYLYVDRVEPEPQPWAELVANPHAAARLKKLATVLSEVEPFEHDPIERAVRGLASSEGVKAGEVIMPARIALTGKKVSPGIFDVILLLGREKTVKRLRDAADRLAAQFPAPAA; this is translated from the coding sequence ATGGCTTCACCCGTACGCGTGCGATTCGCGCCGAGCCCGACCGGATATCTCCACGTCGGCAACGCGCGGACGGCGCTCTTCAATTATCTTTTTGCGCGCAAGCACGGCGGCGCCTTCGTGCTCCGGATCGAGGACACCGACCAGGACCGGAATGTCGAGGAGGCGCTGGGCGGAATCTTGGACGGTCTCAGGTGGCTCGGGCTCGGCTGGGACGAGGGCCCGGAGGTGGGCGGCCCCTTCGGCCCCTATTTTCAGAGCGAGAGGCTCGCGCGCTACGCCAAGGCCACCGCGCACCTGCTCGCCGCGGGGAAAGCCTACCGCTGCTTCTGCGATCCCGAAGACCTGAAGCGGAAGCGCGAGGAGGCTCTCGCGCGCGGGGAGCCGCCCAAGTACGACCGCACCTGCCTCCGGCTCCCCAGGGAGGAGTCCAGCGCGCGCGCCGAACGAGGAGAGCCCTTCGCTCTTCGATTTTTCATGCCCGAGGGGGAAACGTCCTGGGAGGACGAGGTGCGCGGCAGGGTCACGTTCCAAAACAGCACCCTCGACGACCTCGTCATCCTGCGCGCGGATCAGCATCCGACGTACAACTTCGCGGCCGTCGTGGACGATGCCGCGATGGAGATCACCCACGTGCTGCGCGGCGACGACCATATCTCGAACACGCCGCGGCAGATTCAGCTCTACGCGGCGCTCGGCGCGCCGCCCCCGCGATTCGGGCATCTTCCCATGATCCTGGGTCCGGACGGCGCGCGGCTTTCCAAACGCCACGGCGCCGTCTCGGTCACGGCGTTCCGGGACGACGGAATCCTGCCGGCGGCGATGGTGAATTTCCTCGCCCTCCTGGGCTGGGCCTTCGACGGCGAGCGCGAGATGTTCACGCTGGATGAGCTGGTCGAGGTGTTCACGCTCGACCGGGTCTCGAAGAATCCGGCGATCTTCAACTACGAGAAGCTGGACTGGATGAACGGAGAGTACTTCCGGGCGCTCCCGCTCTCCACGCGCGCGGACATGGTGGCTTCGAATCTTAAGCAGAGTGGGGCCCTGCCCGAGTCCGCGATCGCCGACCGCGCGTTTCTCGAGCGGGCGGTCGCCGCGGTCGGAGACCGCATGAAACGCCCGCGACAGTTCCCGGAGTACGCCGCCTATCTCTACGTGGACCGGGTCGAGCCCGAGCCCCAACCCTGGGCGGAGCTCGTCGCGAACCCGCACGCGGCCGCGCGCCTCAAGAAGCTCGCGACCGTGCTCTCCGAGGTGGAGCCTTTCGAGCACGATCCGATCGAGAGGGCCGTTCGTGGGCTCGCATCCTCCGAGGGAGTGAAGGCCGGGGAGGTGATCATGCCGGCCCGGATCGCCCTCACGGGGAAAAAGGTGAGTCCCGGAATATTCGACGTGATCCTGCTCCTGGGCCGAGAGAAGACCGTGAAGCGTCTGCGCGACGCGGCGGATCGGCTTGCGGCTCAATTCCCGGCGCCTGCCGCGTGA
- the tkt gene encoding transketolase, producing the protein MPTTSVDQAQLCVNTIKFLAADAVEKAKSGHPGAPMGAADMAYVLWAKYMRFDPGDPLWPNRDRFVLSAGHASMLLYSLLHLFEFDLPMEELQRFRQWGSKTAGHPEYGHAPGIEATTGPLGQGFANGVGMALAQRMMQARLKRHSDLLNHRIFGIVSDGDLMEGISSEAASLAGHWGLGNLNYLYDDNRVSIEGPTPLAFCEDVGRRFEAYGWHVEVVDGNDRDHVDQALFRAVADEMRPSLIVARTVIAKGAPTKQGTAKAHGEPLGEEELNRAKEGAGWPLSPAFYIPEEARAHFHALAEEKRKERAEWDKRYQAFRREDAAGAVVWDAYFKRHVPPNIDEVLSAAAPLQEAATRVHSGNVIQAAAKAVPSLVGGSADLEPSTMTGIKGGGDVSPAGLTCGAPVNYTGRTLHFGVREHAMGGIGNGMSLYGSFIPYLGTFLIFSDYMRPSIRLAALMGIRVIYVFTHDSVFLGEDGPTHQPVEHLPSLRLIPGLEVWRPADALETAMAWARAIGRERGPTALVLTRQKLKPVIRRDGFDRRDILRGGYVLEDAKGGSPDLVIVATGSEVPLAQEARKRLESNGARARVVSMPCVEAFRSEPETYREAVIPSGTRRIVIEAARTEPWCELLGLDCLRIGLNRFGASAPASAIAEHLGFTPESVVETVQRWLGRS; encoded by the coding sequence ATGCCCACCACTTCCGTCGATCAAGCCCAGCTGTGCGTCAACACCATCAAGTTCCTGGCGGCCGACGCCGTCGAGAAGGCGAAATCGGGACACCCCGGCGCTCCCATGGGCGCCGCGGATATGGCGTACGTGCTCTGGGCGAAGTACATGAGATTCGATCCGGGCGATCCTCTGTGGCCGAATCGCGACCGGTTCGTGCTCTCCGCCGGGCACGCGTCGATGCTGCTTTATTCGCTCCTCCATCTTTTCGAATTCGATCTCCCGATGGAGGAGCTGCAGCGGTTTCGCCAGTGGGGTTCGAAGACCGCCGGCCATCCCGAGTACGGCCATGCGCCCGGCATCGAGGCGACGACCGGCCCGCTGGGCCAGGGTTTCGCGAACGGCGTCGGCATGGCGCTCGCGCAGCGGATGATGCAGGCGAGACTCAAGCGCCATTCAGACCTCCTCAATCACCGGATTTTTGGGATTGTGAGCGACGGGGACCTGATGGAAGGAATTTCCTCCGAGGCCGCCTCGCTCGCGGGGCACTGGGGTCTCGGAAACCTGAACTATCTCTACGACGACAATCGCGTCTCGATCGAAGGGCCGACCCCGCTCGCCTTCTGTGAGGATGTGGGGAGGAGGTTCGAAGCGTACGGTTGGCACGTCGAGGTCGTCGATGGGAACGACCGCGACCATGTGGACCAGGCGCTCTTTCGCGCGGTGGCCGACGAGATGCGGCCGTCGCTCATCGTGGCCCGCACGGTCATCGCGAAGGGCGCGCCCACAAAGCAGGGCACCGCGAAGGCGCACGGCGAGCCGCTGGGCGAAGAGGAGCTGAACCGCGCGAAGGAGGGGGCGGGCTGGCCCCTCTCGCCGGCGTTTTACATCCCTGAGGAGGCGCGGGCGCACTTCCACGCGCTCGCCGAGGAGAAGAGGAAGGAGAGAGCGGAATGGGATAAGCGCTACCAGGCCTTTCGGCGGGAGGACGCGGCAGGCGCTGTGGTTTGGGACGCGTACTTCAAGCGCCACGTTCCTCCGAATATCGACGAGGTCCTCTCCGCGGCCGCCCCGCTCCAGGAAGCCGCGACGCGGGTTCACTCGGGCAACGTGATCCAGGCGGCCGCCAAGGCGGTGCCTTCCTTGGTCGGAGGCTCCGCCGACCTCGAACCTTCCACGATGACCGGAATCAAGGGAGGCGGCGACGTTTCCCCCGCGGGGCTCACCTGCGGCGCGCCGGTGAATTACACGGGGCGCACCCTCCACTTCGGAGTCCGTGAGCACGCGATGGGCGGAATCGGAAACGGGATGTCGCTCTACGGATCCTTCATTCCTTACCTCGGCACGTTCCTCATTTTCTCCGACTACATGCGCCCTTCGATCCGTCTCGCGGCCCTGATGGGGATCCGCGTGATCTACGTGTTCACGCATGACAGCGTGTTCTTGGGAGAGGACGGCCCCACCCACCAGCCGGTCGAGCACCTCCCGTCGCTGCGGCTGATCCCGGGGCTCGAGGTGTGGCGTCCCGCGGACGCGCTGGAGACCGCGATGGCTTGGGCCCGCGCGATCGGCCGGGAACGAGGCCCCACCGCGCTCGTGCTCACACGTCAAAAGCTCAAGCCCGTCATACGACGCGATGGATTCGACCGCCGGGACATCCTGCGCGGCGGGTACGTCCTGGAGGACGCGAAGGGGGGATCGCCGGATCTCGTGATCGTCGCGACCGGATCCGAAGTGCCGCTCGCCCAGGAGGCCCGAAAGCGCCTCGAGTCGAACGGAGCCCGAGCCCGCGTCGTCTCGATGCCGTGTGTCGAAGCGTTCCGCTCCGAGCCGGAAACCTATCGGGAGGCGGTGATCCCGAGCGGCACTCGGCGCATCGTGATCGAGGCCGCCCGCACCGAACCGTGGTGTGAGCTCCTGGGCCTGGACTGCCTCCGAATCGGTCTGAACCGATTCGGGGCCTCGGCCCCCGCGTCCGCGATCGCGGAGCACCTTGGATTCACCCCCGAATCCGTTGTGGAGACGGTCCAACGCTGGCTGGGACGTTCATGA